One stretch of Ananas comosus cultivar F153 linkage group 6, ASM154086v1, whole genome shotgun sequence DNA includes these proteins:
- the LOC109711291 gene encoding uncharacterized protein LOC109711291 isoform X2, whose protein sequence is MTDPLFIDPYAGCLLSLDVNHCDMEEYAISITGSSPSYYRIATKYIDDKLLNFVSRSDDLRQIVLLTDGMDTRPLRMNWPRSSILYDVSPERIFKVTSQRFKGVGAKVSRGCLLIHIPVESSNLLESFYRNGFNGGRSSIWALQTAKKERLEKLFMTYGFRVTVVDYEEVAKEMHFSLDAPLETSNSVLFVAEQLRLSDAQMEIWRTHFERIEEEGDEEGFEEL, encoded by the exons ATGACAGATCCTCTCTTCATTGATCCATATGCGGGTTGCCTTCTTTCTCTTGACGTCAATCATTGTGATATGGAGGAATATGCAATTTCAATAACTGGATCATCTCCAAGTTATTACAGGATAGCAACAAAGTACATTGATGATAAATTGCTTAACTTTGTAAGCCGATCAGATGATCTTAGGCAG ATTGTTCTGTTGACAGATGGTATGGACACTCGCCCACTTAGGATGAACTGGCCACGCTCTTCTATTCTCTATGATGTTTCTCCTGAAAGGATTTTCAAAGTAACATCTCAAAGGTTCAAAG GTGTGGGAGCAAAAGTTTCACGAGGTTGCCTACTAATTCATATTCCTGTAGAATCATCAAATTTACTCGAGAGTTTCTATAGAAATGGATTTAACGGTGGCCGTTCGAGTATATGGGCGCTTCAG ACGGCAAAAAAGGAACGGTTGGAAAAACTTTTCATGACGTATGGTTTTCGAGTTACTGTGGTCGATTACGAGGAGGTTGCTAAAGAGATGCACTTCAGTCTGGATGCACCGTTAGAAACTTCCAACAGCGTACTTTTCGTAGCAGAACAGTTGCGATTATCTGATGCGCAG ATGGAGATCTGGAGAACACACTTTGAAAGGATAGAGGAAGAAGGGGATGAAGAAGGATTTGAGGAACTATAA
- the LOC109711291 gene encoding uncharacterized protein LOC109711291 isoform X1, producing MTDPLFIDPYAGCLLSLDVNHCDMEEYAISITGSSPSYYRIATKYIDDKLLNFVSRSDDLRQIVLLTDGMDTRPLRMNWPRSSILYDVSPERIFKVTSQRFKGVGAKVSRGCLLIHIPVESSNLLESFYRNGFNGGRSSIWALQGLPLSTLASLNDLLLVISSLAMKGSIFLGELPACLEGNKFEDKTAKKERLEKLFMTYGFRVTVVDYEEVAKEMHFSLDAPLETSNSVLFVAEQLRLSDAQMEIWRTHFERIEEEGDEEGFEEL from the exons ATGACAGATCCTCTCTTCATTGATCCATATGCGGGTTGCCTTCTTTCTCTTGACGTCAATCATTGTGATATGGAGGAATATGCAATTTCAATAACTGGATCATCTCCAAGTTATTACAGGATAGCAACAAAGTACATTGATGATAAATTGCTTAACTTTGTAAGCCGATCAGATGATCTTAGGCAG ATTGTTCTGTTGACAGATGGTATGGACACTCGCCCACTTAGGATGAACTGGCCACGCTCTTCTATTCTCTATGATGTTTCTCCTGAAAGGATTTTCAAAGTAACATCTCAAAGGTTCAAAG GTGTGGGAGCAAAAGTTTCACGAGGTTGCCTACTAATTCATATTCCTGTAGAATCATCAAATTTACTCGAGAGTTTCTATAGAAATGGATTTAACGGTGGCCGTTCGAGTATATGGGCGCTTCAG GGGCTACCTTTGTCGACTTTGGCCAGCTTGAATGACTTATTGCTTGTTATAAGCAGTTTAGCCATGAAAGGGAGCATCTTTCTGGGAGAATTACCTGCCTGCTTGGAAGGAAACAAGTTTGAAGACAAG ACGGCAAAAAAGGAACGGTTGGAAAAACTTTTCATGACGTATGGTTTTCGAGTTACTGTGGTCGATTACGAGGAGGTTGCTAAAGAGATGCACTTCAGTCTGGATGCACCGTTAGAAACTTCCAACAGCGTACTTTTCGTAGCAGAACAGTTGCGATTATCTGATGCGCAG ATGGAGATCTGGAGAACACACTTTGAAAGGATAGAGGAAGAAGGGGATGAAGAAGGATTTGAGGAACTATAA
- the LOC109711291 gene encoding uncharacterized protein LOC109711291 isoform X3 — protein sequence MILDGMDTRPLRMNWPRSSILYDVSPERIFKVTSQRFKGVGAKVSRGCLLIHIPVESSNLLESFYRNGFNGGRSSIWALQGLPLSTLASLNDLLLVISSLAMKGSIFLGELPACLEGNKFEDKTAKKERLEKLFMTYGFRVTVVDYEEVAKEMHFSLDAPLETSNSVLFVAEQLRLSDAQMEIWRTHFERIEEEGDEEGFEEL from the exons ATGATCTTAG ATGGTATGGACACTCGCCCACTTAGGATGAACTGGCCACGCTCTTCTATTCTCTATGATGTTTCTCCTGAAAGGATTTTCAAAGTAACATCTCAAAGGTTCAAAG GTGTGGGAGCAAAAGTTTCACGAGGTTGCCTACTAATTCATATTCCTGTAGAATCATCAAATTTACTCGAGAGTTTCTATAGAAATGGATTTAACGGTGGCCGTTCGAGTATATGGGCGCTTCAG GGGCTACCTTTGTCGACTTTGGCCAGCTTGAATGACTTATTGCTTGTTATAAGCAGTTTAGCCATGAAAGGGAGCATCTTTCTGGGAGAATTACCTGCCTGCTTGGAAGGAAACAAGTTTGAAGACAAG ACGGCAAAAAAGGAACGGTTGGAAAAACTTTTCATGACGTATGGTTTTCGAGTTACTGTGGTCGATTACGAGGAGGTTGCTAAAGAGATGCACTTCAGTCTGGATGCACCGTTAGAAACTTCCAACAGCGTACTTTTCGTAGCAGAACAGTTGCGATTATCTGATGCGCAG ATGGAGATCTGGAGAACACACTTTGAAAGGATAGAGGAAGAAGGGGATGAAGAAGGATTTGAGGAACTATAA